Proteins encoded by one window of Hyphomicrobium nitrativorans NL23:
- a CDS encoding GMC family oxidoreductase — translation MGTTFDLNEDGIVVIVGSGAGGGTVANELSQKGVKCVVLEAGNTLSLDDIENDEWAMFSKISWLDKRFSAGGWHGAINHPTLPAWIVKGLGGSTVHWAGVSIRLQEHEFRMKSLNGDILGANVIDWPITLRELEPYYDKAELKMGTTGPVTGMPHLPWSADFKVLAEGARRIGYSKITAGPMSINSVDRDERPACQQIGFCMQGCKLGAKWSTLYTELPKAVETGNCEIRTNCMVLQIEHDASGKVTGVVYADATGAKQRQKARAVCVAGNSIESPRLLLNSASNLFPDGLANSSGQVGRNYMTHMTAGVYAVMPGEVHMNRGTAVAGIVRDEAHNDTKRGFVAGYTIEKLALGLGFLSAFLVPGPTGWGRKVSGALEKYKYMSGVWICGEDLPQEQNRIELHPTERDQYGLPAPIVYKTDHPNDTNMRNHSYGQMEKIYNALGSTEIYNLPAYPASHNMGTNRMSAKPRDGVVNKWGQAHDIKNLFVSDGSQFASSGSPNPTLTIVALAIRQAEYIASEMKRGHI, via the coding sequence ATGGGCACGACATTCGACCTCAATGAAGACGGCATCGTCGTCATCGTCGGTTCCGGCGCGGGCGGCGGCACAGTCGCGAACGAACTTTCCCAGAAGGGCGTAAAGTGCGTCGTTCTGGAAGCAGGCAACACGCTTAGCCTCGACGACATCGAGAACGACGAATGGGCGATGTTCTCCAAGATCTCGTGGCTCGATAAACGCTTCTCGGCGGGCGGCTGGCACGGGGCGATCAACCATCCGACGCTTCCGGCCTGGATCGTCAAAGGGCTCGGCGGATCGACGGTGCACTGGGCGGGAGTTTCAATCCGCCTCCAGGAGCATGAGTTCAGGATGAAATCTCTGAACGGGGACATCCTCGGCGCCAACGTCATCGACTGGCCTATCACCCTTCGCGAGCTGGAACCCTACTACGACAAGGCCGAACTCAAGATGGGCACGACCGGGCCCGTCACTGGCATGCCGCATCTGCCGTGGAGCGCCGATTTCAAGGTTCTCGCCGAAGGGGCGCGGCGGATCGGATACTCGAAGATCACCGCGGGCCCGATGTCGATCAACTCGGTCGATCGGGACGAGCGCCCGGCTTGCCAGCAAATCGGGTTCTGCATGCAGGGCTGCAAGCTCGGTGCGAAATGGTCCACGCTCTATACGGAGCTGCCGAAAGCTGTAGAGACGGGCAACTGCGAGATCCGCACGAATTGCATGGTGCTTCAGATCGAGCACGACGCGTCCGGCAAGGTCACCGGCGTTGTCTATGCGGATGCCACGGGAGCCAAACAGAGACAGAAGGCAAGAGCCGTCTGCGTCGCCGGAAATTCGATCGAATCGCCGCGGCTCCTTCTGAACTCCGCATCGAACCTGTTCCCGGACGGCCTTGCCAACTCGTCGGGACAGGTCGGCAGAAATTACATGACGCACATGACGGCGGGAGTTTACGCGGTCATGCCTGGGGAAGTGCACATGAACCGCGGCACCGCGGTCGCGGGCATCGTGCGTGACGAAGCGCACAACGACACCAAGCGCGGCTTCGTCGCTGGCTACACCATCGAGAAGCTCGCGCTCGGATTGGGCTTCCTGTCGGCCTTTCTCGTGCCAGGCCCAACGGGCTGGGGGCGCAAGGTGTCCGGCGCGCTGGAAAAATACAAGTACATGTCGGGCGTGTGGATCTGCGGAGAGGATCTCCCTCAGGAGCAGAACCGCATCGAGTTGCATCCGACGGAAAGGGATCAATACGGATTGCCCGCCCCGATCGTCTACAAGACCGACCATCCGAACGACACCAACATGCGCAACCACAGCTACGGTCAGATGGAGAAAATCTACAACGCCCTGGGATCGACGGAGATTTATAACCTGCCGGCTTACCCGGCGAGCCACAACATGGGCACCAACCGCATGAGTGCGAAGCCGCGCGACGGTGTCGTGAACAAGTGGGGCCAAGCGCACGACATCAAAAACCTGTTCGTCTCCGATGGCAGTCAGTTCGCGAGCAGCGGCTCGCCCAATCCCACGTTGACAATTGTCGCGCTCGCGATCCGGCAGGCGGAGTACATCGCGAGCGAGATGAAGCGCGGGCACATCTAG
- a CDS encoding gluconate 2-dehydrogenase subunit 3 family protein: protein MTRRFVLRTAVLVTAAMALPALPAGAVIEPLSAAHKTTLLRIARDIYPHEGFLDDAPYQAVIDAILIESESNPAVADLLAKGIEDLERRAHEIHKTDYAAIASAEKREGLLRSIELTDFFQKLKGGLLMGLYNNKALYPAFGYDGSSWETGGFIDKGFEAIDWF, encoded by the coding sequence GTGACGCGACGCTTCGTGTTGAGAACGGCCGTTCTGGTCACGGCGGCAATGGCTTTGCCTGCGCTTCCGGCAGGGGCCGTCATCGAGCCGCTGTCGGCCGCGCACAAGACCACGCTGCTGCGCATCGCGCGCGACATCTATCCCCACGAAGGGTTTCTCGACGATGCGCCCTATCAGGCCGTCATCGACGCCATCCTGATCGAATCAGAAAGCAATCCTGCGGTTGCGGATCTGCTTGCGAAAGGGATCGAGGATCTGGAGCGGCGCGCGCACGAGATCCATAAAACCGACTATGCGGCTATTGCATCGGCCGAAAAGCGCGAAGGCCTGCTGCGCTCGATAGAGCTCACCGACTTCTTCCAGAAGCTCAAGGGGGGCCTTCTCATGGGCCTCTATAACAACAAGGCGCTCTACCCGGCGTTCGGTTACGACGGTTCCTCCTGGGAAACCGGCGGCTTCATCGACAAGGGTTTCGAGGCCATCGACTGGTTCTGA